Proteins encoded in a region of the Agarivorans sp. Alg241-V36 genome:
- a CDS encoding methyl-accepting chemotaxis protein: MEYFKSFSIRQKLFMLVGLAISVLVVLQLLSMQELKRSLLADRIDKLKALVEVSADSVEHYRQLSISGQLSEQEAKSQALALIRGLRYEGDQYLFIVDKSMKMLAYGVNLKKENTDWSQVKDPNGVYLIQEMWQQVKATGVAQVNYQWNKPNQTALSDKVTYAKSIDGWNWLVATGIYVDDVDAIFQQKLLSSLVYWLLTLVALGGGAWVIGKGIYQPVQGLLAVMQQVAQNKDLTVRAAETGGREVSAMGKAFNNMLDSFNLSLQEVSSAVSQVSSSSEELSVITDSSRKGLKQQAAEIDQVATAVSQLSVSVDDVAEHTNNTSDQTKQTMDQANQGFDTVVAARSSVSQLADDVEQAAQVIQGLEQESDNIGSILTVISSIAEQTNLLALNAAIEAARAGDQGRGFAVVADEVRTLAKRTQDSIGEIEAMIKRLQNGSQNAVKVMMQSKTNVDQSVAQMEHVNTALDGMNQGVNVISDMSERVSSSLYEQTQVANDIKENVVAISSVAEHTAVSAEQISAASKELSSLAVHLHQVTSAFKVQQ; the protein is encoded by the coding sequence ATGGAATACTTTAAATCTTTTTCTATACGCCAGAAACTGTTTATGCTGGTGGGCTTAGCCATATCGGTATTAGTAGTTTTACAACTGCTGTCTATGCAAGAACTAAAACGCAGTTTACTCGCTGACCGTATCGACAAATTAAAAGCGCTGGTTGAAGTAAGCGCCGACAGCGTTGAGCACTATCGCCAGCTCTCTATAAGTGGCCAACTCAGCGAGCAAGAAGCAAAAAGCCAAGCCTTAGCCTTAATTAGAGGGCTACGTTATGAGGGCGACCAATACTTATTTATTGTAGATAAAAGCATGAAAATGCTGGCTTACGGGGTTAATTTAAAAAAGGAAAATACTGATTGGTCTCAAGTTAAAGATCCTAACGGTGTGTACCTCATCCAAGAGATGTGGCAACAAGTTAAGGCCACAGGTGTTGCTCAAGTTAACTATCAATGGAACAAGCCTAATCAGACAGCATTAAGTGACAAGGTCACCTATGCCAAAAGCATCGATGGCTGGAATTGGCTAGTGGCTACAGGTATTTATGTTGATGACGTTGATGCTATTTTCCAGCAAAAGTTATTGTCTTCGCTAGTGTATTGGCTGCTTACCCTAGTGGCATTGGGCGGTGGCGCTTGGGTGATTGGCAAGGGCATTTACCAGCCCGTGCAAGGTTTGTTGGCGGTGATGCAACAAGTGGCACAAAACAAAGATCTTACCGTTCGTGCTGCAGAAACTGGCGGGCGAGAAGTAAGCGCCATGGGCAAAGCCTTCAATAACATGCTCGACAGTTTTAACCTTAGCCTTCAAGAAGTGTCTTCTGCGGTAAGCCAAGTATCTAGTTCATCGGAAGAGCTTTCAGTGATTACCGACAGCTCTCGAAAAGGCCTAAAACAACAAGCAGCTGAGATTGACCAAGTTGCCACCGCGGTATCGCAATTGAGTGTGTCGGTGGATGATGTTGCCGAACATACCAACAATACTTCTGATCAAACTAAACAGACCATGGACCAAGCCAATCAGGGTTTTGATACCGTAGTTGCGGCACGTTCTTCGGTGAGCCAGTTGGCTGATGATGTAGAGCAAGCCGCCCAAGTTATTCAAGGTTTAGAACAAGAGAGCGATAACATCGGCTCAATTCTTACGGTGATTAGCAGCATTGCCGAGCAAACCAATTTGCTGGCGTTAAACGCCGCCATTGAAGCTGCCCGTGCTGGCGATCAAGGCCGCGGATTTGCAGTAGTAGCTGATGAAGTTAGAACTCTTGCTAAGCGCACTCAAGACTCGATTGGTGAAATTGAGGCAATGATTAAGCGTTTACAAAATGGCTCGCAAAATGCCGTTAAGGTGATGATGCAAAGCAAAACCAATGTTGACCAAAGTGTGGCGCAAATGGAGCATGTGAATACCGCCCTTGATGGCATGAACCAAGGGGTTAATGTGATAAGCGATATGAGCGAGCGAGTGTCTAGCTCCTTGTACGAGCAAACCCAAGTCGCCAACGACATTAAAGAAAACGTGGTAGCGATTAGCTCGGTAGCTGAACATACCGCAGTAAGTGCAGAGCAGATTTCAGCCGCCAGTAAAGAGCTATCAAGCTTGGCGGTACACCTGCATCAAGTCACTAGCGCCTTCAAAGTTCAGCAGTAA
- a CDS encoding diguanylate cyclase produces MEENHTLEAIEEITSSFENTLIAISSSNALDTLLTANRATTLPRLKLRQLFIALAKARPELLHLRYIDQHGLEQVRVNHSPQNREFYVVLDEQLQDKSQRYYFQEARVLKEGEIWYSHLDLNYENGKLNQPLQPTIRVATPVYVNELFRGIIILNVDAKPLIAALEYSSVFTVTLIDAQGELLSHPDPTKSWSAYFPERGGLTEVYPELISELNPAKMAAKHSYRMDLENSFNNRQGLWVLKQPKPQTLAELYQNSRYAVLTSTLIILLIALPLAWLVAIYPTNLQSRLSNALYALHASRKLLDKHIMSSTTDSNGVITEFSSAAAQAFEVERKTIIGKTHSAIRHPDTSTKVHRELWDSILSGKPWQGELKNQTNSGKTLWIETVITPRKNDQGKICGFTQISHDITLRKAMEALSSTDSLTETHNRRKLDQLLEQQAQRYQRANEDFAIIIIDIDHFKQINDVYGHQAGDKVLVEVASSLKETSRQIDEVGRWGGEEFLVICPLTDLEGAYKLAEKLRAAIATKLFLPDKQITASFGVAQYLSDEATNHFVHRADLALYEAKSQGRNRVIAAPNELSEQVHSKT; encoded by the coding sequence TTGGAAGAAAATCACACTTTAGAGGCTATTGAAGAGATTACCTCTAGCTTCGAAAATACCCTAATCGCTATTAGCTCCAGTAATGCCTTGGACACATTGTTAACGGCTAACCGCGCCACTACTTTGCCTCGCCTTAAGCTACGCCAACTTTTTATCGCTTTAGCCAAGGCGCGACCAGAACTGCTGCACTTACGCTATATTGACCAGCATGGCTTAGAGCAAGTAAGAGTTAATCATTCCCCGCAAAACCGCGAGTTTTACGTTGTGCTAGACGAGCAATTACAAGACAAATCTCAGCGTTATTACTTTCAGGAAGCTCGAGTTTTAAAGGAAGGGGAGATTTGGTACTCCCATTTAGATTTAAACTATGAAAACGGTAAGCTAAACCAACCCTTACAACCCACCATACGGGTAGCAACGCCGGTTTACGTAAACGAACTATTTCGTGGCATCATCATCTTAAACGTCGACGCCAAACCTCTGATTGCTGCACTTGAATACTCCTCGGTTTTCACCGTGACCTTAATTGATGCTCAAGGAGAATTATTAAGCCATCCTGATCCCACTAAATCTTGGAGTGCCTACTTTCCTGAACGGGGAGGATTAACGGAGGTATACCCAGAACTCATTAGTGAATTAAATCCAGCAAAAATGGCTGCTAAACACAGCTACCGAATGGACTTAGAAAACAGCTTTAATAATCGACAGGGCTTATGGGTACTAAAACAACCCAAGCCTCAAACCCTTGCCGAGCTCTATCAAAACAGTCGCTATGCGGTGCTAACCAGCACCCTGATTATTTTACTTATTGCCCTTCCCCTAGCTTGGTTAGTTGCTATTTACCCCACTAATCTACAAAGCAGATTAAGCAATGCACTTTATGCGCTGCACGCTAGCCGCAAACTGCTAGATAAGCACATTATGTCTAGCACCACCGACAGTAACGGCGTTATCACCGAATTTAGCAGTGCTGCCGCACAAGCCTTTGAAGTAGAAAGAAAAACAATTATAGGTAAAACCCACAGCGCAATTCGCCACCCCGATACCTCAACTAAAGTACATAGAGAGCTTTGGGACTCAATATTGTCGGGCAAACCTTGGCAAGGCGAGCTAAAAAACCAAACTAATTCAGGAAAAACGCTGTGGATAGAAACAGTCATTACCCCCAGGAAAAACGATCAAGGTAAGATATGCGGCTTCACTCAAATCTCCCACGACATAACCTTACGCAAAGCTATGGAAGCCTTGAGTAGCACCGACAGCCTTACCGAAACGCATAACAGAAGAAAGCTAGACCAACTATTAGAACAGCAAGCTCAGCGCTATCAGCGGGCTAATGAAGATTTTGCCATTATCATCATCGATATTGACCACTTTAAACAAATCAATGACGTTTATGGCCACCAAGCGGGAGACAAGGTTCTGGTAGAAGTGGCAAGTAGCTTAAAGGAAACCAGTCGGCAAATTGATGAAGTTGGCCGCTGGGGCGGCGAAGAGTTTTTGGTTATCTGCCCACTTACCGATCTTGAAGGTGCATACAAATTGGCAGAAAAACTACGCGCCGCTATCGCAACCAAATTGTTTTTACCTGATAAGCAAATCACTGCCAGTTTTGGCGTAGCTCAATACCTCAGTGACGAAGCCACCAACCACTTTGTGCATCGAGCAGATTTAGCCTTATATGAAGCTAAAAGCCAAGGCCGTAATCGGGTGATAGCCGCGCCAAACGAGCTTAGTGAACAAGTCCACAGCAAAACTTAA
- a CDS encoding carbohydrate-binding protein: MKNKSLKVITSWLLVSVISFAAQAAEEVRLKHAHFTPYFENGFDSAELEGAVEVKNIGPNKQVWLHYQTASGEWLDHPAFYVGASHSGYENFAFRLPLEGSVAATQFAIKYQVNGQIYWDNNQQQNYQFNDYQQTNLAHQAVALDDAYRASSLITLTARARSQSSEDKVTMVYSDNNFQTSYRKELSLSHIVADEHGLSGVWSGQQYIEYYRHISFYLEYSDGQTSHVDNYYGKNYRLFDTGEKLGQGPLLQRYPQVYFRGGPTSWNSIPMTLIDDYTWSIVVYFDGTTDYKFDVYDDWSRNFGDNNNDGIADLNGANLTVNSAGSTRITFNSLSGAYQATLLH; this comes from the coding sequence ATGAAAAATAAATCACTAAAAGTGATAACGAGCTGGTTATTGGTTTCAGTCATCAGCTTCGCTGCGCAAGCAGCTGAAGAAGTAAGACTAAAGCATGCTCACTTCACCCCTTACTTCGAAAATGGCTTTGATAGCGCAGAGCTAGAAGGCGCGGTAGAAGTGAAAAATATTGGCCCTAATAAGCAGGTTTGGCTGCATTACCAAACAGCCAGCGGTGAGTGGCTAGATCACCCAGCCTTTTATGTGGGGGCCAGCCATAGCGGCTACGAGAACTTTGCTTTTAGATTACCGCTGGAAGGCTCGGTAGCTGCTACCCAGTTTGCCATTAAGTATCAAGTAAATGGACAAATCTACTGGGACAATAACCAGCAACAAAATTATCAATTTAATGACTACCAACAAACCAACCTAGCTCATCAAGCGGTAGCACTAGATGACGCCTACAGAGCAAGCAGCTTGATTACCCTTACAGCCAGAGCTAGATCCCAGAGTAGTGAAGACAAGGTAACAATGGTTTACTCCGACAACAATTTTCAAACAAGCTATCGAAAAGAATTGAGCTTAAGCCACATTGTAGCCGACGAACATGGCCTAAGTGGGGTTTGGAGCGGTCAGCAATACATCGAATACTACCGTCATATTTCCTTTTATTTAGAGTATAGCGACGGGCAAACCAGCCACGTTGATAACTATTATGGCAAAAACTATCGACTGTTTGATACCGGCGAAAAACTCGGCCAAGGCCCACTATTGCAGCGTTACCCGCAAGTTTATTTTCGCGGCGGACCCACTAGCTGGAACTCGATTCCGATGACCCTAATCGACGATTACACTTGGTCTATTGTGGTGTATTTTGATGGCACCACCGACTATAAGTTTGATGTCTACGATGACTGGTCACGTAACTTTGGTGACAATAACAATGACGGTATTGCAGATTTAAACGGCGCTAACTTAACAGTAAACAGCGCAGGCTCCACGAGAATTACCTTTAATAGCCTAAGTGGCGCCTATCAAGCAACGCTATTGCACTAG
- a CDS encoding carbohydrate-binding protein, giving the protein MSILPKQIKNLMLTSALVAMAGLSTAANAAIKVKAENYSQQNGVQTEPTADADGGNNVGYIENGDWVEYTINVPAAGEYTFTVRVASDTNGGRIAVLANDAEKATVKVKGTGGWQNWVSLENSLSLEAGEQTLRFNFKGSSGYLFNINWFELNLK; this is encoded by the coding sequence ATGAGCATTTTACCTAAGCAAATTAAAAACCTAATGCTAACAAGCGCCTTGGTGGCTATGGCTGGCTTAAGCACGGCTGCAAATGCAGCGATAAAAGTAAAGGCAGAAAACTATAGCCAGCAAAATGGGGTGCAAACCGAGCCTACAGCCGACGCTGATGGCGGCAACAATGTTGGTTATATTGAAAATGGCGATTGGGTGGAATATACCATTAACGTTCCAGCGGCGGGCGAATACACATTTACCGTGCGAGTAGCCAGTGATACCAACGGTGGACGCATTGCGGTGCTAGCCAATGATGCCGAAAAAGCCACGGTTAAGGTAAAAGGCACCGGTGGTTGGCAAAACTGGGTAAGCCTTGAAAACAGCTTGAGCCTCGAAGCCGGCGAGCAAACGCTGCGCTTTAATTTTAAAGGTTCGTCTGGTTATTTATTTAACATTAACTGGTTTGAGCTAAACCTAAAATAG
- a CDS encoding IS3 family transposase (programmed frameshift) gives MTTPINSSPKRTQRDYTLAFKLGVVERVEKGEMTYKQAQARFGIQGRSTVLVWLRKHGRLDWSKPFQHPLMPNSKETPAETIKRLERELAEEKLRNQILNGMVDIMDNEYGAGLRKKLLIRYIWQAKTDSEINLAAACRAAGISRQSIYQAVARMENRRATLSVIKDWVQYWRKYMPRLGVRKLYVLIKPKLLEHDIKLGRXGLFAYLRRDGLLVKPKRSFTKTTFSKHWMKKHPNLLKEEGLHDAEHVLVSDITYLESDQGVHYLSLVTDAASRKIVGHHLSEDMKADSVVKALKMAVKDKRYIANTVHHSDRGSQYCSAVYQDELLINQIRPSMTDGYDCYQNALAERINGILKQEFLLYRCKTLKEMKILVKESIAIYNAMRPHLSLNMKTPNQVHNRKGQLLELA, from the exons ATGACAACACCCATTAACTCAAGCCCTAAGCGCACACAACGAGATTACACCTTAGCCTTTAAATTAGGTGTCGTAGAGCGCGTCGAAAAAGGCGAAATGACTTACAAACAAGCTCAAGCCCGATTTGGCATTCAGGGGCGTTCAACAGTACTGGTTTGGCTCAGAAAACATGGTAGGCTTGATTGGTCAAAACCATTTCAGCATCCCCTTATGCCTAATTCAAAAGAAACGCCAGCCGAAACAATCAAGCGCCTTGAGCGTGAGTTAGCCGAAGAGAAGCTACGTAACCAAATCCTCAATGGTATGGTCGATATCATGGACAATGAATACGGAGCGGGCCTTAGAAAAAAGT TACTTATCCGGTACATCTGGCAAGCGAAAACCGACAGCGAAATAAACCTAGCTGCTGCATGTCGCGCGGCGGGTATTTCACGGCAATCTATTTATCAGGCGGTCGCCCGAATGGAAAACCGTAGAGCGACGTTATCGGTCATCAAAGACTGGGTACAGTACTGGCGTAAATATATGCCGCGATTGGGTGTACGCAAGCTCTACGTGTTGATAAAGCCTAAACTCCTTGAGCACGACATTAAACTTGGACGAGRTGGGCTCTTTGCCTATTTGAGACGTGATGGTTTGCTGGTTAAACCAAAGAGAAGCTTCACCAAAACGACATTCAGCAAGCACTGGATGAAGAAACATCCTAACCTGCTGAAAGAGGAAGGGTTACATGATGCAGAGCATGTACTGGTTAGCGACATAACCTATCTTGAATCAGACCAAGGTGTACACTATCTGTCGCTGGTGACCGATGCTGCTTCTCGTAAAATAGTCGGTCATCACTTGAGTGAGGACATGAAAGCTGACAGCGTAGTGAAGGCCCTGAAAATGGCGGTTAAAGATAAGCGCTATATCGCTAACACGGTACACCACTCAGACCGAGGCTCACAATACTGCTCGGCAGTTTATCAGGATGAACTGTTGATAAACCAAATTCGACCCTCGATGACAGACGGTTATGATTGCTACCAAAATGCGTTGGCGGAAAGGATAAACGGAATACTGAAGCAGGAGTTTTTACTGTACCGATGTAAAACGCTTAAAGAAATGAAGATACTTGTAAAAGAATCGATAGCGATATACAACGCTATGAGGCCGCATCTGAGTTTAAATATGAAAACGCCCAATCAGGTGCACAATAGAAAAGGCCAGCTACTGGAGCTGGCCTAA